Sequence from the Mesorhizobium sp. PAMC28654 genome:
CAGCGATGCGCATCGGCTTGGTGTCGTCATAGGTGTGGACGTCTTCGGCGTCCGGATCGGTGATGTCCTCGCCAATCAAAACCTCGCTGGCCGCGACCTCCTCGTCGCTGCCATCTTCCTCCTCACCGAAGGCTCGCGCCTCGCCAAGCGCCTCGATCACCGCATCGCGCAGGTCAGGCATGCCTTGCCCGTGTTCGGCCGAGACCGGAATCGGTTCGCCAAGGCCAAGCTCCCAAGCTTCCAGCATGCCACCCTGGGCGCCCTTCGCCTCGGCCTTGTTGGCGACCAGCACGACCGGCTTGCCCGATTTTCGCACGATCTCGGCGAAAGTCTTGTCGTCGGGCATCAGGCCGGCCTTGGCATCGACGGTGAAGAAGATCAGGTCGGCTTCGCGAATGGCAATCTCGGTCTGCGCGCGCATGCGGCCGGGCAGCGTGTTCGCGCCGGCGTCCTCGAAGCCAGCGGTATCGATCACGTCGAAATGCAGATCGTAGAGTTTGGCCGCGTGAACGCGGCGATCGCGGGTGACGCCTGGCGTGTCGTCGACAAGCGCCAGCTTCCTTCCCACAAGCCGATTGAAAAGCGTGGATTTGCCGACGTTAGGCCGACCGATGATGGCGACTTTGAACGTCACGACGCATTGCCTGACCCGCGGATCAGTTCGGACATCAGCGTCGCCCGCTCACGCGTGTTGCGCGGGGCACCATCATCCGAAGCGATCTGGTCGAACAGTTTCAGGGCATCCGCTGTCTTGCCTTCCTTCCAGGCGGCAAGGCCAAGCGCCTCGCGCGCGGTGTGGCGCAGCGTGTTGGTGTCGGATGTCAGCGCTTCGACGCGGCTCGAAACGTCGGCGAAGGAGCCGTGATCGACCAGAAGCAGTGCTGCCCTCAGCCGTGCCATGTCGCGAATGCCCGCGGGAATGGCGGTGTCGGCGGCAACGCCGTCGAAATCCTTGACCGCTGCGTCAACATCGCCCTTGTCGGCCTTGACCGTCGCCGCCCGCATGCGGGCAAGCAGCGGATAGGCGCCATAGCCGTCCTTCTCCAGGGCATCCAGCGCGGCAAGCGCGTCGTCGCTCTTGCCGTCATTGGCAAGTTTCAGCGCCTGTGAAAAAGCATCGCCAGAACGGTTGGCGCGGGTTTCGTCCCAGTAGCGATAGCCGACGAAGGCGGCGGTACCGAGCACGATCAGAACGGCGAGACCGATCAACGCGGGACCAAAGCGGTCCCACAGCGCCTGCGCTTGTTCGCGGCGGATCTGTTCGTTGACTTCGCGGATAAAAGTGTCGTCCGACATATATAACCATTCCTGCCCGGCCGGGGCCCTTCTTGAGCCCGCGTTTTAGCGGAATTTTGTCGGCATGGAAGGGGTTCGGCAGGAAAATCGGCTATTGGCTGCACAGGCGGACCACGAAGGCCGACCGCACCCACGCCACATTTTCCCGATAGC
This genomic interval carries:
- a CDS encoding tetratricopeptide repeat protein, which produces MSDDTFIREVNEQIRREQAQALWDRFGPALIGLAVLIVLGTAAFVGYRYWDETRANRSGDAFSQALKLANDGKSDDALAALDALEKDGYGAYPLLARMRAATVKADKGDVDAAVKDFDGVAADTAIPAGIRDMARLRAALLLVDHGSFADVSSRVEALTSDTNTLRHTAREALGLAAWKEGKTADALKLFDQIASDDGAPRNTRERATLMSELIRGSGNAS